CTGGCGGCCCTCGACGAGCGCAGCTTCCTCGCTGAATTGCAGCATGTGTTCGGCTACCGGCTGGGCACGTTGAAACAAGTGGGCGCGCGGCATCTGTATCCGCTGGCGCTGGTGGAGGCCGAGGAGCAAGTCCGATCGCACCTGGCGATCCTCGGCAATGCTGCCCACAGCCTGCATCCGATTGCCGGACAGGGGTTCAACCTGTCCCTGCGCGATGCCCAGGCCTTGGCCGATGCATTGCTCGAGAGTGACAGCGCGCCAGGCGATTTTGCTGTATTGCAAGCCTACCGCGAGCGTCAGCGGCTGGACCAGGCCCTCACCGTGGGCTTCTCCGACCAAGTGACGCGCCTGTTCAGCAGCGACCTGCCCCTGGTCTCCCTCGGGCGCAACCTCGGTCTGCTGGGGCTTGACCTGCTGCCACCGGCCAAGCGCTGGTTCGCCCGCCAGGCCATGGGATTGGGGACGCGTCCCGATGCGTGATCCGGCTCATTCTTTTCACGGGCGACCGATGTCGCCAGCAACACAGGCTTAAAGCATGGAATTGCGTGCAGATCTGCTGATTGTCGGTGCCGGTATGGTCGGCAGCGCCCTGGCGCTGGCGTTGCAGGGCAGTGGCTTGCAAGTGCTGTTGCTCGACGGCAGTCCGATGAGCGTCAAGCCCTTTGATCCCCATGCGGCGTTCGAGCCCCGGGTAAGTGCCTTGTCGGCCGCCAGCCAGCGCATCCTCGAGCGTCTGGGCGTCTGGGACGGCATCACCGCCCGACGTGCGAGCCCTTACTCCGACATGCATGTGTGGGACGGCAGCGGCACTGGGCAGATTCACTTTTCAGCCGCCAGCCTGCATGCCGAAGTCCTGGGGCATATCGTTGAAAACCGTGTCGTGCAGGACGCCTTGCTGGACCGATTGCACGATTGCGACCTGGGCCTGCTGGCCAATGCGCGGCTGGAGCAGATGCGTCGCTCCGGCGATGATTGGCTGCTGACCCTGGCCGATGGCCGCACCTTGCGCGCGCCCCTGGTGATTGCCGCCGACGGGGCGAATTCCGCCGTGCGTCGACTGACGGGGATCGCCACGCGTGAGTGGGATTACTTGCACCACGCTATCGTCACCAGCGTACGCAGCGCCCGGCCTCATCGTCACACCGCGTGGCAACGCTTTACCGACGACGGTCCGCTGGCATTCCTGCCGCTGGAACGCGACGGTCAACACGACTGGTGCTCGATCGTCTGGTCGACGACACCGGGTCAAGCGCAGCGCTTGATGGCGCTTGATGACGGCAGTTTCTGTGCCGAACTGGAGCGGGCTTTCGAGGGCCAGCTAGGCACTGTCTTGAATGCCGACCCGCGTCTGTGCGTACCGCTGCGGCAACGTCATGCCAAGCGTTACGTGGCCGAAGGGCTGGCGCTGATCGGCGATGCGGCCCACACCATCCATCCGCTGGCCGGGCAGGGCGTGAACCTGGGGTTTCTCGATGCCGCGGTGCTGGCCGAGGTGCTGTTGCAAGCATCCGGGCGCGGCGAGCGCCTGGCGGACGCCAAGGTACTGAGTCGCTACGAGCGGCGGCGCATGCCGCATAACCTCGCATTGATGGCGGCAATGGAAGGCTTCGAGCGATTGTTCCAGGCCGACCCATTGCCGGTGCGCTGGCTGCGTAATACTGGTCTGAAGCTGGTAAACCGCATGCCCGAGGCCAAGGCCTTGTTCGTGCGCGAGGCGCTGGGGTTGACTGGAGACTTGCCGGATCTGGCCAAGGTTTAAGTCCGGATATCCACTCTTGCAACATTTGGAAATGTGTCTGACCACTGTTCGATTGTGGTGCTAAATGTGAGTCCTTATCATTTGCGCTCGTTCACCATCGAGAGACCGCTACCATGTTGGCAACCAGACGCCTGCTGTCCGCCCTCGCACTGACCCTGATTGGCACTTCTGTCGCTCAGGCCGCCGATGAGGTAGTGGTCTATTCCTCGCGCATCGATGAACTGATCAAACCGGTTTTTGACGCCTACACCAAGAAGACCGGCGTATCGGTGAAGTTCATCACCGACAAGGAAGCGCCATTGATGCAGCGGATCAAGGCTGAAGGCGCCAACGCCACTGCCGACCTGCTGCTGACCGTCGATGCCGGCAACCTCTGGCAGGCTGAGCAGATGGGCATTCTCCAGCCGTTCACCTCCCCGGTGATCGATGCCAACATCCCGCCTCAGTACCGCGCGTCTTCCCACGCCTGGACCGGCCTGAGCCTGCGGGCGCGGACCATTGCCTACTCGACCGACCGGGTCAAGCCGGGCGAATTGACCACCTACGAGGCGCTTGCCGGTAAAGAGTGGGAAGGCCGCTTGTGCCTGCGCACCTCGAAAAAGGTCTACAACCAGTCGCTGACCGCCACCCTGATCGAAACCCACGGCGCGGAAAAAACCGAGGAAATCATCAAGGGCTGGGTCAAGAACCTGTCCACCGATGTGTTTTCCGACGACACCGCATTGCTTGAAGCGATCAACGCCGGCCAATGCGACGTTGGCATCATCAATACCTATTACTACGGTCGCCTGCACCAGCAGAAGCCAGACTTGAAAGTGAAGCTGTTCTGGCCTAACCAGGCCGACCGAGGCGTGCACATCAACCTCTCGGGCATCGGCCTGACCAAGCATGCCCCGCATCCGGAAGCCGCGAAGAAACTGGTGGAATGGATGACCACCCCAGAAGCGCAGAATATCTTCGCCGACGTGAACCAGGAATTCCCGGCTAACCCGAAAGTGGAGCCGTCGAAGGAAGTCGCGGCGTGGGGCAAGTTCAAGGCCGATTCCCTGCCGGTGGAAGTGGCGGGCAAACGCCAGGCCGAAGCCATTCGCCTGATGGATCGCGCTGGCTGGAACTGATACAAGTCCGCTTCAGTTCGTTGATGATATGTGGCGAGGGGGCCTGCTCCCTCGCCACATAAGCCATTTGTCAGCGACGACCTTCAACCGAGAACTCTCCTTGACCCACCCCGCCCAACGCCGTTGGTATCCCCTGGTCTTCGCCGTTGCCGGGCTGGTCCTGTTGCCCCTGAGTGTCTTGCTGCTTTCCTGGCAGAGCGTCGACCAGCAGATATGGTCCCACCTGTGGGATACGCAAATGCCGCGTCTGTTGGGCAACACGTTGACGCTGATCGTAGGCGTCGGCATCGGCGTGACAATGTTGGGTGTCAGCCTCGCCTGGCTCACCAGCCTGTGCGAATTCCCCGGCCGCCGTTGGCTGGACTGGGCGCTGATGCTGCCGTTCGCGATTCCCGCCTATGTGCTGGCGTTTGTCTTCGTTGGCCTGTTGGATTTTGCCGGCCCGGTACAAACGCTGATGCGTGAGTGGTTCGGCAGCGGCTTGCGCCTGCCCCGGGTACGTTCGACCGGCGGTGTGATCCTGGTGTTGGTGCTGGTTTTCTACCCGTACGTCTACTTGCTTGCGCGCAGTGCTTTCCTGGCCCAGGGCAAGGGCTTGATGGAAGCCGCCCGGGTGCTCGGCCAATCGCCATGGCAGGCGTTCTGGCGAGTGGCGCTGCCGATGGCCAGGCCGGCAATCGGTGCCGGCGTGGCCCTGGCCTTGATGGAGACCCTGGCAGATTTCGGGGCGGTGTCGGTGTTCAATTTCGACACCTTTACCACGGCCATCTACAAAACCTGGTACGGCTTTTTCAGCCTCTCC
The Pseudomonas marvdashtae genome window above contains:
- a CDS encoding 2-octaprenyl-3-methyl-6-methoxy-1,4-benzoquinol hydroxylase gives rise to the protein MRADLLIVGAGMVGSALALALQGSGLQVLLLDGSPMSVKPFDPHAAFEPRVSALSAASQRILERLGVWDGITARRASPYSDMHVWDGSGTGQIHFSAASLHAEVLGHIVENRVVQDALLDRLHDCDLGLLANARLEQMRRSGDDWLLTLADGRTLRAPLVIAADGANSAVRRLTGIATREWDYLHHAIVTSVRSARPHRHTAWQRFTDDGPLAFLPLERDGQHDWCSIVWSTTPGQAQRLMALDDGSFCAELERAFEGQLGTVLNADPRLCVPLRQRHAKRYVAEGLALIGDAAHTIHPLAGQGVNLGFLDAAVLAEVLLQASGRGERLADAKVLSRYERRRMPHNLALMAAMEGFERLFQADPLPVRWLRNTGLKLVNRMPEAKALFVREALGLTGDLPDLAKV
- a CDS encoding extracellular solute-binding protein — encoded protein: MLATRRLLSALALTLIGTSVAQAADEVVVYSSRIDELIKPVFDAYTKKTGVSVKFITDKEAPLMQRIKAEGANATADLLLTVDAGNLWQAEQMGILQPFTSPVIDANIPPQYRASSHAWTGLSLRARTIAYSTDRVKPGELTTYEALAGKEWEGRLCLRTSKKVYNQSLTATLIETHGAEKTEEIIKGWVKNLSTDVFSDDTALLEAINAGQCDVGIINTYYYGRLHQQKPDLKVKLFWPNQADRGVHINLSGIGLTKHAPHPEAAKKLVEWMTTPEAQNIFADVNQEFPANPKVEPSKEVAAWGKFKADSLPVEVAGKRQAEAIRLMDRAGWN